The Anaerohalosphaeraceae bacterium nucleotide sequence GCCGCTCATTCATCTGCCATCGAAGCAGGGCTTTGCCGTAATATTCATCTTCCCGATAGGCGTCTGAGACCGCGTTCTGGCGGTACTGGACAAAGTGGAAGGTGTCATAACTGAAGGCATAGTCAATATGGAGATTGTCCGCCAGGGTCTGGGTATATCCGATGGTGCCGGTCAGCTGCTGATACCCGTAAAAATTCGGCCGGGTCCGACGCCGGGTGTGTTCAGCCGTTAAGGGGTCATAGTCCCAGAAAATCACTTCGCCGTAGCCCCAATACGGCAGGGCCCACATTCCGGGTGAATAGAGATACTGTTTGCCGCCGCGGGTGTACCGCAGCCAGAGGTTCCAGTTTCCAATGTCCATCTGACCGAATAACTTCAGTGCCGGCAGACCCCGCGCATCGGCCCCATCGCGATTCACCGGTCCGTCGTGAAGTCCCTCACCGGCTTTCAGTCCATAAGTCGGCATCCACGGAGGTGTGCGGAAATTCCAGCCCCAGCTGGGCGCCCAGGACGGTTCGTCAATCTCCGAGGGAAAGTCCAGCGGGAAAATCTGCTCCGAATCGTATTTGCCGGCGCCGACATATTTGCCGATGCCTGCATACCAGAAATAGCCGCCGTCCCCGTCGTGGAATTTTTTGCCCTGTTTGATTTCTGTGGTATAAAACTCCTCCACAGCTCCGGCTCGGGTTGTGATTTCCGTGCCTTCGAAGGTTGCGGCGCTGTGTGTGACGATGTTAATCACCATCGACACAGCACCCGGGCCGTACAGCGCCGAGCCGGGCCCGCGCACAATATCAATATGGTGAATGTCGCCGAGCATCACAATATCCCGTTCGCTCAGCGCGCCGTAGTGCGTCCGCTCATTCATATTGCGGCCGTTGACCAGCAGCAGATATTTGTCGTCCCGGTCGTTGATGATGCCCCGCAGGCCCATGTGGTCCGATTCCCAGTGATGGCGAATCCACTGGAGATTCGGCACGTAGATATCCAGCAGCTCAAACAGACTCCGCGCCCCGGAGGCGGCGATATCTTCCTGGGTGATGGTGGTGACGGAAGCCGGCACCAGCCGCGGCTTCGTCCGGGTCAGGGTGGCCGAGGAGACAATTTCAATTTCCATCAATTCTTCGATGGACAGTTCAAATAAGTCCTGGGTTTTTTCGGCGCCGGATTCCTCGCCGGCAAGGCAG carries:
- a CDS encoding TonB-dependent receptor, producing the protein MNHSALGHPKPTLRSRTAVQVVLTIWLGTAVCLAGEESGAEKTQDLFELSIEELMEIEIVSSATLTRTKPRLVPASVTTITQEDIAASGARSLFELLDIYVPNLQWIRHHWESDHMGLRGIINDRDDKYLLLVNGRNMNERTHYGALSERDIVMLGDIHHIDIVRGPGSALYGPGAVSMVINIVTHSAATFEGTEITTRAGAVEEFYTTEIKQGKKFHDGDGGYFWYAGIGKYVGAGKYDSEQIFPLDFPSEIDEPSWAPSWGWNFRTPPWMPTYGLKAGEGLHDGPVNRDGADARGLPALKLFGQMDIGNWNLWLRYTRGGKQYLYSPGMWALPYWGYGEVIFWDYDPLTAEHTRRRTRPNFYGYQQLTGTIGYTQTLADNLHIDYAFSYDTFHFVQYRQNAVSDAYREDEYYGKALLRWQMNERHSFAFGAELSHQELGLKAHGWPDMAPLSQRLNPNTIPMPRWSTNLVSFLAEHQWTLSDQWTTFLGARLDNHTYTSWMFSPRLAVVHTPTEKDTFKLMAARSVRANVEEEMRYQAETLGGDSDPEILDSFELRYERKHSRNLDWAATVFLHHKLDVISWDDDAAQTLPVGTQREYGIELEALYHTEKTRLRVSHGFTKLLDFELEPGRSTYITAKPYGFGNDLANWSNHITKINLRHRLDEKWTMDASLRYYWGFPGMKDYADYDPYAWPGGAFSQENTGTTYPDGTPFPEHRFIEEGWEKAYRCNLFLNLGLQYKPNRNTTLGLYGYNLLGLFDKHLNKRNYLVSHGDYRTHAPAVSVSLTYQW